A region of Diospyros lotus cultivar Yz01 chromosome 3, ASM1463336v1, whole genome shotgun sequence DNA encodes the following proteins:
- the LOC127797937 gene encoding metal tolerance protein A1 isoform X1, with amino-acid sequence MAEGGGESSDGGRLRLKRRREAVASATIFAATLGGEGGCGGGPRGTMASRSQSHHHCHCYSQMEHREDSSLRTEHPVHLEIEMKLTSEDDSGLPLPLQPSCNQVCAFSDREYISSPDERSKSLTKLCWLIIFYVMFMAVEVVGGTKANSLAVLTDAAHLVTDIAGFSISLFTVWASSWDATSQHSFGFKRLEVLGALLSVQLIWVICGVLIYEAGDRILHKTARVNGRLMFAIAALGFIINFIMVMWLGHGHGHGHGHSHCACTGKNHSHKAEELCARTDEEDITLVAHPQKDTERLNINLQGAYLHVMADMIQSVGVMLAGLIIWAKPKWFAVDLVCTLIFSIFALGSTAPMLRDILCILMERTPSDVDVSSLEIGLKCIKGVHDVHDLHVWAITVGKTVLSCHVIVEPGINPNELLLKIRDYCERTYSIHHVTVQIEQKV; translated from the exons ATGGCTGAAGGCGGCGGAGAGAGTAGCGATGGTGGTCGTTTGCGACTGAAACGGAGGCGAGAGGCGGTTGCATCAGCGACCATTTTTGCAGCGACGCTGGGCGGAGAAGGAGGCTGCGGTGGTGGCCCCAGAGGTACGATGGCCAGCCGCAGCCAGAGCCACCACCACTGCCATTGCTATAGCCAG ATGGAACATCGGGAAGATTCCAGTTTGAGGACAGAGCATCCAGTGCATTTGGAAATTGAGATGAAATTAACCTCTGAAGACGATAGTGGTCTTCCTCTGCCATTGCAACCATCTTGCAATCAAGTTTGTGCATTCTCCGATAGAGAATATATTTCATCACCAGATGAGCGATCAAAGTCTTTAACAAAGCTATGTTGGCTTATAATTTTCTATGTAATGTTTATGGCGGTGGAGGTAGTTGGAGGCACAAAGGCCAACAGCCTTGCAGTTCTTACAGATGCAGCACACTTGGTCACTGACATTGCCGGATTCTCCATTTCCCTTTTTACAGTATGGGCTTCAAGCTGGGATGCCACATCGCAACACTCTTTTGGATTTAAACGTCTTGAAGTTCTGGGAGCACTTCTATCTGTACAGCTAATTTGGGTAATCTGTGGGGTGCTAATTTATGAAGCAGGTGATAGAATTCTTCATAAAACTGCAAGAGTAAATGGAAGACTTATGTTCGCAATTGCTGCTCTTGGTTTCATAATTAACTTCATTATGGTGATGTGGCTTGGACATGGTCATGGTCATGGCCATGGCCATTCTCATTGTGCCTGCACAGGAAAGAATCACAGTCACAAGGCCGAGGAATTATGTGCAAGGACTGACGAAGAGGACATCACTCTGGTAGCTCATCCTCAAAAAGATACCGAAAGATTGAACATAAATCTTCAGGGAGCTTACTTACATGTCATGGCTGATATGATTCAATCTGTTGGAGTGATGCTTGCCGGATTGATTATATGGGCAAAGCCAAAATGGTTTGCAGTAGATCTGGTTTGCACGCTCATCTTTTCCATTTTTGCTCTTGGTTCTACTGCACCAATGCTTAGAGATATTCTTTGTATTTTGATGGAAAGGACACCAAGTGATGTTGATGTTTCTAGTCTTGAAATTGGTCTTAAATGTATCAAAGGAGTTCATGATGTTCATGACCTGCATGTCTGGGCCATCACAGTTGGGAAAACTGTTTTGTCTTGCCAT
- the LOC127797937 gene encoding metal tolerance protein A1 isoform X3, with protein sequence MEHREDSSLRTEHPVHLEIEMKLTSEDDSGLPLPLQPSCNQVCAFSDREYISSPDERSKSLTKLCWLIIFYVMFMAVEVVGGTKANSLAVLTDAAHLVTDIAGFSISLFTVWASSWDATSQHSFGFKRLEVLGALLSVQLIWVICGVLIYEAGDRILHKTARVNGRLMFAIAALGFIINFIMVMWLGHGHGHGHGHSHCACTGKNHSHKAEELCARTDEEDITLVAHPQKDTERLNINLQGAYLHVMADMIQSVGVMLAGLIIWAKPKWFAVDLVCTLIFSIFALGSTAPMLRDILCILMERTPSDVDVSSLEIGLKCIKGVHDVHDLHVWAITVGKTVLSCHVIVEPGINPNELLLKIRDYCERTYSIHHVTVQIEQKV encoded by the coding sequence ATGGAACATCGGGAAGATTCCAGTTTGAGGACAGAGCATCCAGTGCATTTGGAAATTGAGATGAAATTAACCTCTGAAGACGATAGTGGTCTTCCTCTGCCATTGCAACCATCTTGCAATCAAGTTTGTGCATTCTCCGATAGAGAATATATTTCATCACCAGATGAGCGATCAAAGTCTTTAACAAAGCTATGTTGGCTTATAATTTTCTATGTAATGTTTATGGCGGTGGAGGTAGTTGGAGGCACAAAGGCCAACAGCCTTGCAGTTCTTACAGATGCAGCACACTTGGTCACTGACATTGCCGGATTCTCCATTTCCCTTTTTACAGTATGGGCTTCAAGCTGGGATGCCACATCGCAACACTCTTTTGGATTTAAACGTCTTGAAGTTCTGGGAGCACTTCTATCTGTACAGCTAATTTGGGTAATCTGTGGGGTGCTAATTTATGAAGCAGGTGATAGAATTCTTCATAAAACTGCAAGAGTAAATGGAAGACTTATGTTCGCAATTGCTGCTCTTGGTTTCATAATTAACTTCATTATGGTGATGTGGCTTGGACATGGTCATGGTCATGGCCATGGCCATTCTCATTGTGCCTGCACAGGAAAGAATCACAGTCACAAGGCCGAGGAATTATGTGCAAGGACTGACGAAGAGGACATCACTCTGGTAGCTCATCCTCAAAAAGATACCGAAAGATTGAACATAAATCTTCAGGGAGCTTACTTACATGTCATGGCTGATATGATTCAATCTGTTGGAGTGATGCTTGCCGGATTGATTATATGGGCAAAGCCAAAATGGTTTGCAGTAGATCTGGTTTGCACGCTCATCTTTTCCATTTTTGCTCTTGGTTCTACTGCACCAATGCTTAGAGATATTCTTTGTATTTTGATGGAAAGGACACCAAGTGATGTTGATGTTTCTAGTCTTGAAATTGGTCTTAAATGTATCAAAGGAGTTCATGATGTTCATGACCTGCATGTCTGGGCCATCACAGTTGGGAAAACTGTTTTGTCTTGCCAT
- the LOC127797937 gene encoding metal tolerance protein A1 isoform X2 — MKMEHREDSSLRTEHPVHLEIEMKLTSEDDSGLPLPLQPSCNQVCAFSDREYISSPDERSKSLTKLCWLIIFYVMFMAVEVVGGTKANSLAVLTDAAHLVTDIAGFSISLFTVWASSWDATSQHSFGFKRLEVLGALLSVQLIWVICGVLIYEAGDRILHKTARVNGRLMFAIAALGFIINFIMVMWLGHGHGHGHGHSHCACTGKNHSHKAEELCARTDEEDITLVAHPQKDTERLNINLQGAYLHVMADMIQSVGVMLAGLIIWAKPKWFAVDLVCTLIFSIFALGSTAPMLRDILCILMERTPSDVDVSSLEIGLKCIKGVHDVHDLHVWAITVGKTVLSCHVIVEPGINPNELLLKIRDYCERTYSIHHVTVQIEQKV, encoded by the exons ATGAAG ATGGAACATCGGGAAGATTCCAGTTTGAGGACAGAGCATCCAGTGCATTTGGAAATTGAGATGAAATTAACCTCTGAAGACGATAGTGGTCTTCCTCTGCCATTGCAACCATCTTGCAATCAAGTTTGTGCATTCTCCGATAGAGAATATATTTCATCACCAGATGAGCGATCAAAGTCTTTAACAAAGCTATGTTGGCTTATAATTTTCTATGTAATGTTTATGGCGGTGGAGGTAGTTGGAGGCACAAAGGCCAACAGCCTTGCAGTTCTTACAGATGCAGCACACTTGGTCACTGACATTGCCGGATTCTCCATTTCCCTTTTTACAGTATGGGCTTCAAGCTGGGATGCCACATCGCAACACTCTTTTGGATTTAAACGTCTTGAAGTTCTGGGAGCACTTCTATCTGTACAGCTAATTTGGGTAATCTGTGGGGTGCTAATTTATGAAGCAGGTGATAGAATTCTTCATAAAACTGCAAGAGTAAATGGAAGACTTATGTTCGCAATTGCTGCTCTTGGTTTCATAATTAACTTCATTATGGTGATGTGGCTTGGACATGGTCATGGTCATGGCCATGGCCATTCTCATTGTGCCTGCACAGGAAAGAATCACAGTCACAAGGCCGAGGAATTATGTGCAAGGACTGACGAAGAGGACATCACTCTGGTAGCTCATCCTCAAAAAGATACCGAAAGATTGAACATAAATCTTCAGGGAGCTTACTTACATGTCATGGCTGATATGATTCAATCTGTTGGAGTGATGCTTGCCGGATTGATTATATGGGCAAAGCCAAAATGGTTTGCAGTAGATCTGGTTTGCACGCTCATCTTTTCCATTTTTGCTCTTGGTTCTACTGCACCAATGCTTAGAGATATTCTTTGTATTTTGATGGAAAGGACACCAAGTGATGTTGATGTTTCTAGTCTTGAAATTGGTCTTAAATGTATCAAAGGAGTTCATGATGTTCATGACCTGCATGTCTGGGCCATCACAGTTGGGAAAACTGTTTTGTCTTGCCAT